The genomic DNA CGTCGCGGCGCTGTGCCCGGGCGAGGTCGTCGTCCTCGCGGAGGTCACGGGTGCCGACATCGAGGTGAACCTGTTCAACCGGACCGAGGAGCGGATGGAGCGCATCGCCGACCACCTCCGCGAGCACGGCGCGCGCGACGTGCTCGGACTCGCGGCCGACGGCCGCATCCCCGGCCTCGACCACGAGCGCGCGAAGGTCGACGCCGACGGCATCGGGAGTGCCGACACCGTCCTCGTCCCGCTGGAGGACGGCGACCGTGCGGAGGCCCTGGCCGAGATGGGCAAGACCGAGATCGTCGTCGATCTCAACCCGATGTCGCGCTCGGCACAGTCCGCGAGCATCCCCATCGTGGACAACGTGATGCGTGCGGTGCCGAACATGACCGAGCACGCCCGCTCGCTGGAGGACGCATCCGAGCAGGAACTGCGCGACATCGTCGCCGCGTTCGACCGCGAGGCGGCGCTGGCGGCTGCCGAGGACGCCATCCGGAGCGGCGATCTGGGCTGATTCTCGGGGTTTGGGGTTCAGCGACACGGATATCCCCGGAACGAGCGTACTGGTGTCCATGGAGAAGAACGTCGGCGGATACGACCGTATCGCTCGTCTGGTTGTCGGCCCCATCCTCGCCATCGTCGGGACGGCGGCCCTGCTCGGCTACGTGACCATCGCGGCCGGGACACTGGGACTGGCCCTCGCGGCCATCGCCCTGCTGGTCGGCCTCGTGTTCGTCGTGACCGGGCTCACCCAGAAGTGCCCCCTCAACAGCCTGCTCGGGCTGGACACCTACCGGAAGTCCTCCGAGGCCGAGGAGGCCGAGGTCGGCCCGGGCCGGACGGCCTGAACCGACCCGCTGTGGCTGTCGGCTCCTTTTCACGCGCTACGGACCGATAGCGGTGCGGCTCGACCGGAACGGAACACCTCCCCACGGGAGGAGGGGCGGAACCCGCTCTGACCCGGTGTCCCACGTTCTCGACCGCTACCGCCGGCCTACCCGACCCAGCCGGACAGCACGCCGACGAACCCCAGCCCTGCTTCCTCGTAGCGCCGGTCGCGTGCCCGTGCCGTGAGCGCCCGCCGTGACGCCCGCACGCGCTCCGAGAGCGGCGCGTCGAGGTCGCTCCCCGGCACGAGCGCACGCGCCACGTCCGCCGGTGTCGAGGAGGGCGCCCCGGCGGCGACGAACGCCCGGAACGCCGGGTTCAGGAGCCGACCGACCGGGTGGTCGCTCGCCGTCGCGTCGACGAGCGCGACCCGGCCGCCCGGTCGGTCGGTGTCCGCGCCGTCCCCGCCGGCCGCCACGAGGTCACACCACTCCCCGACCGTGGCCCCGGGCTCCTCCAGCAGCCCGACGACGAACGTCGCCAGGAGCGCGTCCGGGTCGGCGACGGGGGTCGTCGTCGCGTCCCCCTGCACGACGTGGACGTTCTCCCAGCCCTCGCGTGCGATGCGCTCGCGGGCCCGCGAGAGTAGCGGGCCCGTCAGGTCCACCCCGACCACCCGTCCGCGCGGCCCGACCGCCCGCCGCAGGTAGGGGAGGTTCGCGCCGGTGCCACACCCCATCTCGACGACGGTGTCGCCGGGCGAGAGGTCCAGCGCGGCGACCGCGCGGGCGCGCCACCGGCCGACGGGCGGGAGCGTCGCGATGCGGTCGTACAGGGCGGCGTTGTCGCCGTAGAACTCCGCGACGGTGCTCATCGGACGGTCTCGGCCAGCTCCCGGACCCGCTCAGCGACGGTCGCCGCGTCCGGGCCGAGGACGTAGACGATGGGCTCGACGCCGAATCCGCCGGTCTGGTAGAGGGCGTCCGCGTCCGGCCGGTCCGCGAGCGCCTCGGCGACGGCGGCGTCGAGATCCCCGCCGTCGGCCGCCTCGTCCGCGCCCGTCCGTGCGGCCTCCCCGACGGCGTCGAACTCGACGGCGTCGTAGCCAAGGTCGGCGAGCGCGTCGACGACGGCCGGCGTGTAGTGGACGTTGCACGCGGCGCGCGCACCGTGTCCGGCGCGTCGGGCCGCCAGCAGGACGCTCGCGACGTAGACGGAGACGCCGAACTCCGGCTCGGCCGGCACCGTCGCGCGGCCCTTCACGTCGAGGATGCGCCCCGGGACCGCCGCGACGTCCTCGACACGGGTCGCCTCCGGGAGCACCTCGACCAGGTTCGAGCCGACGGCCGGCACGAGCGCGGCG from Haloglomus litoreum includes the following:
- a CDS encoding 4-phosphopantoate--beta-alanine ligase, with translation MTEVEVPESHPRYESLLTRHRIEAGVEKGITSRQGLIAQGRGEAYDYLLGERTIPSADEAERAAAAQFLLADQAVVSVNGNVAALCPGEVVVLAEVTGADIEVNLFNRTEERMERIADHLREHGARDVLGLAADGRIPGLDHERAKVDADGIGSADTVLVPLEDGDRAEALAEMGKTEIVVDLNPMSRSAQSASIPIVDNVMRAVPNMTEHARSLEDASEQELRDIVAAFDREAALAAAEDAIRSGDLG
- a CDS encoding YgaP family membrane protein, with product MEKNVGGYDRIARLVVGPILAIVGTAALLGYVTIAAGTLGLALAAIALLVGLVFVVTGLTQKCPLNSLLGLDTYRKSSEAEEAEVGPGRTA
- a CDS encoding class I SAM-dependent methyltransferase: MSTVAEFYGDNAALYDRIATLPPVGRWRARAVAALDLSPGDTVVEMGCGTGANLPYLRRAVGPRGRVVGVDLTGPLLSRARERIAREGWENVHVVQGDATTTPVADPDALLATFVVGLLEEPGATVGEWCDLVAAGGDGADTDRPGGRVALVDATASDHPVGRLLNPAFRAFVAAGAPSSTPADVARALVPGSDLDAPLSERVRASRRALTARARDRRYEEAGLGFVGVLSGWVG
- a CDS encoding thiamine-phosphate synthase family protein codes for the protein MKFVEEIVVEEFLPTYRSLLAAELREQGLTQSEVADLLGISQSAVSKYATGAVAVNDRVAEDERVRDLVDRVGAGLASGELSPAGALAEAEVLVRRLEQGDLLARLHEEAFPPLADYEGDFDVHDPESGLRASERVLSSVRGGLRTLEESPAFAALVPAVGSNLVEVLPEATRVEDVAAVPGRILDVKGRATVPAEPEFGVSVYVASVLLAARRAGHGARAACNVHYTPAVVDALADLGYDAVEFDAVGEAARTGADEAADGGDLDAAVAEALADRPDADALYQTGGFGVEPIVYVLGPDAATVAERVRELAETVR